TGTCGCTGAAAAAaggcactcatcaaatgaatgcgactcttaatgcaagtctccataggactctcgatgcccattctcgaggtcctcgacttagaacatttcagacccaaccctagacagttggtttcatgaccgccatccaatgcgcaatcCAACTATTGCACgattgttaaagtggtctgtgggctttgttgtgatgtttgaaagaaatacaaatataaatgtaatgagcacaacaaatgaaatgccaatggcgaaactcattttattcactgaataatattacttaaaatCGAGTTATAATAGATTACAAGTATGACAATCTAAGGCTTTCAGATCACctattataacatattttgcTAGCACGAAATCTCCACATCCTTTAGTGGTGGTGTGTTATTCTTCGGAGGATCTCCAAATCAAGATCTTGCCATGGACGAATCTGGAAACGAAAACAGAGATGAATCAACACTTGTAGTCAGACAAGAAAGATGACGAGGGTAAATTccatttacttttatatttctcgtttttcttgtatttttttatggcttttgattttctattttacaCCGAACGCTCCAAAAACGATCAATGGAACACCCCTTGATCGAGATTTAACTGTTtgcttaaaattttttttttcacactTTCGCTGCGTTTCCCAAGCCAATCCACTCCCTCCAAAATTAGGAGTAACACATTATCTACACTCCTTGCTACTAGGTCAACCCTAAACACATTCCTTCAATTAATGAATTCTCAACTTTCGAAAAGGTAGGTCTGTACAAAATGTACATGTGGGGAAAACCAAAATTAGCCTAGCACGACCAACCATCATCTTAGCTGAACACGACGCAGCTCCGCTCGAGGTAGTAGAACAGGAACACAACCACTTTCTGAAAGACATTTACATTAGCAAAAATAAGTGAGATTCATCAGAACAAGGACTCTACTCCAGCAGTGCATACAAGCATGCAGAATTAGAGGAGGCGGGGCATGATGATACCTAGGGTGTCAATTTTCTGAAGCTCACAGGAATTATCAAACCCCATTAACTAAAAGGCCCACAAAACAATTTAGGTAAATCAACAGGCCCAACTGCACAAACCCAAAGTGCAAAATACCTCCTCCTATCTTGTTGGCGTATCAAGCCAGCCTCAGCCCATTTTCAACCCGTTAATcccatttagttttattatttccACTTTGAATGACACATCAACTTGATGACACATTAACAGGGGATAACCAGACAAGttagaatttcaaaataagatcAAACTGCCCCACAACAGGTAACAAATTTTCCCTCAAAAGACAgttgcaatttctttttctgctcGATTGGGATGTGAATCTGATGTGGCATATAGATGGACCGATGTAATCCAAGAAAATTAAACTACCCAAAGAACCCGGAGACTACTAGTTCTCATATATCTTTTACAtattcttgttttaattttctataaagtattatattaattcttattttgcaggttaactaaaaaattattggatttTAAGTTTACCCTTCGATATTTTATGGTATACTGGACTTCAATAAgcatcataattatataaaataaatatttaaatgatagaattatataataaaattatgaatataatatactttatgACTAGTTAATAATGTATCAagctacaaaaatatattccacACTCTctagaagataaaaataataaaaataacgaCCAAAAAGACACTTTACAAATATAGcttaagtttttaattaatggaaaACTACACTCGTTGAAGAAATGGAAGAGACgtcattaattgataaatcatATACATCACAAGTTGCACATATTCTAGGAGACTCTTAATTGTGTGGAGATATTTTCAACTATTTTGGTTGGATGACCACGTCTTCCAATGTGCAATTAACAACTTCCCATTATACACTTCAACTTGTACATAAGTTTCAGCAAGTTGCCCTCTTGTACATGGAATTTATCTCTAAaattttaagggataattagaCTTTCCTCCCAAAAGTTTGCTGTGATTACACATAGAtcttttgtggtttgaaaaattacatttagtatgtgtgaagtttgctttcgtctaataaataaatccttatattagtcaaaattcactgaatttgctgatattaatcaAAAGTATTTTCGAACTAAGCTGcctttataacggtgaaaatatacctcattACATGCATTAATTGGTGAAGACATATGAgaagacttatttgttagacgaaaacaaacatcaaaggtgctcgatgtaatttttcaaattataaagagTCTACGTGTCATTATATCGAATCTCAGGAgagggaagtgtaattattctaaattttaaatacatgtatatacatacattttGATACATCTATTTATACACTAACTTTTTTGGCAAACCCTGTGTCTTTGCttgaattttctaaattcaagattgagaatatttgtttaattgtttttttttggtgtaagaaaataaataaagaagaaaaaagacaaattgtaagaaagaaatggaaaagggCAATTAAGTTACATTTACATCTTCTAAGGTGagatctaattatataaatatttctttaaagaGGTGTTAGTATCCCCGTTCTTTGTAAAGAGTGTTAGAGCATGATTGGTATGTCGGGATGAATTTGAGGAgaataaataagcataaaaatggaataataataggaatgaaataattttggtattatCATTCCTATGTTTGGTATACCAAaggaatgaaaaagaaatgaatcaaaatttcaaattactcATTCATATGTTttgtaaataatgaaaattaaaaaacagcAACTAAGCAACATCTTATtacataagaaatattattttaaaatttaaaattaattataaatttataatatattatttgaatgtttttatatatttagattattttattaaatacttattatttacatactTTAGCATACATATCAAAAGTATAGAATACAACAATAAATCATATACTGTATatgctattatataatattttatgcttataGCAACATTgagaaagtaattaatattttgtttacaaaaaaaaaaaaaatcattctccACATGTTAGGAGCATGTAATACTGATTCCTTTCTAAGCGAAtaggaattaattaaattaaacaattaattgatatattatattaaatgatatttttttattattaagagaTCGAGTGTGATATGGTAAGACTATATTTACTATCAATAAGTAGCATGATTGCCACtagtgtatgtgtatgtaatTTAGaaaccaattaaaatttaaggagATAACGAAGCTATTACCAACagaacaacacaaatgaaCAGAACTCATAAAAGAGTTTGGGTTCAAGAAGACAACGCAACAAAGTGTAAATCCCTCATTAGTGTGACACTAAATGACCAACCCTTATATAAGCTCTACTAGGAGGGAGGCGGAGGAAagagaaaatgtaaaataagaAGCTTGTATTAGGTTTCTGCGACTGTCTAAATCGCAACccaattaataaaagtttagTCGATAtcatttgtgtgtgtgtatgaaaTACATGTATAGAAGTATTTATGTGTTATTCGTACATATCTACataggaaaaaatagaaataatctACTTTTGATATTgcaaaatgagcaaattacccctttatgaaaaaaaacaaaaaaaacacacaatggggtaaattgcttttaTAAAGGGGTAATTGATTACTTACACTGTCACATGGAGTTAAATTGTATGAAAtccaatctatatatatgtctagTTGTCTACTAAGTCAACACATTCTCATCCTTCACGTGACACACTATCTCTCCTGCTGCATACTGTTTTGATCAATCCCTTTTATGTCAAACTCACCATTTCTCCAATGGCAAATCcatttctcctcctcctccagaACATGAGCTTAATTCCCACACAGTATATCTCTCTCAGACAACAAAAGTATTGATCTTGTTGATTATAATGGGATTATGACAACAATTCTCTCCAAGCAGAAGGAATTAATGGATATGGATCCAAGAATATGGAGCCGACTGCCGGACCATCTACTCGAACGCGTGCTCTCCTTCTTACCTCTTAAAACTTTCCTCGGCCTCAGATCAACCTGCAAACAGTTCAACTCCCTGCTGTTCTCCCCTTGCTttatctccaaacactcatCCTTGTCCTCTTCTTCacctttctcttctttcatcCTCCTTTCACACCCTCAGTTTCTCCAAAAATGCCCTCTTTTCAATACTGTCATAAACTCATGGTGCAACATGTCTCTTTCCTTCCCACCAATGCTTTCATGCCCGCCCTCTTCCAATCTCCTCTCATCTTCCAATGGCCTCCTCTGTTTTTCCATCCCAAGATCATCTTCTTTCATCATATGCAACCTCTTGAGCCGGTCCTTGCGCCGAGTGAATTTTCCCTCGTGCCCGTTTGATTTCGAGCTGCTCACTTTGGTTTCCACACCAAATGGGTACAAACTCTTCATGCTATGCTCAATGGGATCATCCATTAACACCCTAGTCTACGACTCGAAGGTCAGTTCCTGGCTGCAGTTCGAAGGTTTTGACCTTATCCTCAATGAGAACCCCCATCAAAAGGGTGTTTTTTATGATGGATGCCTGTTTTTCACCACCCCGGAGCCTTTTTATGTTGCGAGCTTCAATTTGGAGTCCGGGAAGTGGGAGAAACCGACGATCGGGTTGCCGGACGGGCTGACTTTCGTCCGGTTGGTGAGCGATGGTGACCGGAAGATGTATTTGATTGGAGGAGTTGGAGTGAGTGGGATTTCAAGAAGTGTGAAATTGTGGGAGTTGGGGGAAGATGGTGGAGATTGGATGGAGGTTGAAACTTTGCCTGAAACGGTGTGCAGAAAGTTTGTGTCTGTTTGTTACCATAACTATGAGCATGTGTATTGTTTTTGGCACCAAGGGTTGATTTGTTTGTGCTGCTATACTTGGCCTGAGATACTGTATTACAAGGTGTCTAGGAGGACTTGGCATTGGCTGCCCAAATGCCCTTCTTTGCCTGACAAGTGGAGTTGTGGATTCAGGTGGTTTCCCTTCAAGCCAGAGCTCTATTCTACtgtataaaatacatatttttcgtttttctttccttACATGTCTGAGATTGATCTCTATTTTGTTTTGGTCGTTGGAATTGAGATATTGTATCAATATCTACATGTTTGAGATCCATTTTAACATGCTTGTCTGTCTCCAGTCACATTTAGCTTTCTCAATGATGGTCCAACTttgaaaacatgaaaaatggtgtttaaataatttgtctTGGACAGCATTTGCAGTCAGACTACCTCatttaaataagtaaaagtGTTCTGGATTGTAGAATTTAAGTAACTATAGTTTTCCTCTTTGGCTGCTCTTGGCTCCAAGTCAAATACCCTTATTTTGGGTTTGTTCATACTTTCTAACCCATCCATTAAGTGTGAATTGTCTAACATATCTTCGTAGGGAAAAATCCATAGACACCTCTGTGATAATAGAATGTTTAAAAAACCctctatgaaaattaaagtatcgaataccccctatgatataaaataaagttcaaatcAACTGCTAATCTGCTCAGATTTCTGGAAGTCATGCGCTTGGGTGAATCATTTGCAGTATGAATAGAAAAATCTAAAGGGCAAGGCAAGTTCATATGAACCAAAAACCTGTTATCCTTTTGTTGAATTGCTAAAACTACAGATATAATGAATTTCGAAATTGAAGGAAATAATCAACAGCTATAACCACGGTATGGTTTCCCTGTGATATCAGACCAACAAACAACTGTTTAGGGCTTGAGGGTAAGTGCCAGGCCAAACCTCGGTGTCTTTTCCATGGCCAAGGTGTTGAAACTACCAGAAACGGTTAGGATGGAGTTGGGTTTCAACTCATGCTGAACGAGCGCACCAAGACAGCCATGGTTGTTAAGCTTTGCCTTGACTGTTGTGTGTGGATCAATCACGTAAGAGCATCCGACAGTTAATGTGTTCTCATTTGTCGAGAACTTTCTTGTAATCTCACCCACAGCGAGCCCTCTCTTCAGCTGATCCAAATGGTGCAAGTACGATACCCTTACTGCATCTCCTTTGTCGAACCTAGATGGGGGAAAAATTAGCAAGCTATCAGAGATGTGTGATCAGCTGTCATTTATATGACAAGCCTAAATTCAAATCTGGGGCCAAGCTAAAACTCTTCATGATGTGCATAAGATTAAGGTGAACTGAACCATGCACATGTTTAAAACCTACAAAGCTAGTGTTGATAAGAGCAAAAATGCAGTATTAATTCGAGCCAAGAAACAGGTGTAGAGGACTAAGTAGTGAAAGCTCTGTATAAGCAAACTCAAACCAAATTTGACAAACTTAGAATTAAGTGCAGTCAACTTTAAACCAACATAGAGGTGGAATTAATACCAACGATCCTACTCTAGTACAATCACCTGATATGCTTTACTTCGCTACCTGTCttaaa
The window above is part of the Sesamum indicum cultivar Zhongzhi No. 13 linkage group LG2, S_indicum_v1.0, whole genome shotgun sequence genome. Proteins encoded here:
- the LOC105155605 gene encoding F-box/kelch-repeat protein At5g43190; translation: MTTILSKQKELMDMDPRIWSRLPDHLLERVLSFLPLKTFLGLRSTCKQFNSLLFSPCFISKHSSLSSSSPFSSFILLSHPQFLQKCPLFNTVINSWCNMSLSFPPMLSCPPSSNLLSSSNGLLCFSIPRSSSFIICNLLSRSLRRVNFPSCPFDFELLTLVSTPNGYKLFMLCSMGSSINTLVYDSKVSSWLQFEGFDLILNENPHQKGVFYDGCLFFTTPEPFYVASFNLESGKWEKPTIGLPDGLTFVRLVSDGDRKMYLIGGVGVSGISRSVKLWELGEDGGDWMEVETLPETVCRKFVSVCYHNYEHVYCFWHQGLICLCCYTWPEILYYKVSRRTWHWLPKCPSLPDKWSCGFRWFPFKPELYSTV